The Pseudomonas sp. FP2309 genome has a window encoding:
- the rplT gene encoding 50S ribosomal protein L20: protein MARVKRGVIARKRHKKILKLAKGYYGARSRVFRVAKQAVIKAGQYAYRDRRQKKRQFRALWIARINAGARVNGLSYSRFIAGLKKASIEIDRKVLAELAVNEKAVFAAIVEKAKASLA from the coding sequence GTCACAAAAAAATTCTGAAACTTGCTAAAGGCTACTACGGCGCGCGTTCACGCGTATTCCGTGTTGCCAAGCAAGCGGTAATCAAGGCTGGCCAATACGCCTACCGTGACCGTCGTCAGAAAAAACGTCAGTTCCGCGCTCTGTGGATCGCTCGTATCAACGCTGGTGCTCGTGTTAACGGTCTGTCCTACAGCCGTTTCATTGCCGGCCTGAAAAAAGCATCCATCGAAATCGACCGTAAGGTTCTGGCTGAACTGGCCGTGAACGAAAAAGCGGTGTTTGCTGCGATTGTCGAGAAAGCTAAAGCCTCTTTGGCTTAA